CTTTTACCACCATACACGTGCGTTTGCGACcgatttaaaacaaacaattcaatACAGAGCTATGACGAGAAAATCAATATACTCTGAAAGTTAAGCTTTATTTATAAACCAAACGACATACCAACGCCATGCACAGAAGAGGTTTGCTAACTCGTTAACATTATCcataaataaaataacgtaatGTCGCGATACAAACATGTGTAACTGTTGGAGATTGGTTTGACGCCAGGACTGAATATCGATCACACTAGTCGCGCTTCACACAAACATTGTGGACTTTCagataaaacaacaaaacaaagcagAACTTTTAAACTGGTAACTTATTTTGAGGATACTTAAGTGAAACGGTCTATTAATAATTAGTTAACAGGACGCAtaatttttaaagcaattttacaacaaaaaaaacaacaatttataaaCCAAAATGACTTTCACgtctttatattgtaaatataaatatggaCTCCACATACGATTGTGTTGCGTACATATAATTTGGCAAGATGACGACTTCGTTGTGTTTTGGACAATCGCGCAAACACACTGTTATTGAACATGTTATGAACAATTTGTggactttcataaaataaaaacacagcaGAAATTGTATACTAGGACCTTATTGAGAGGATGTTTGGTGAAACGTTCGTGATTAACTGAAAGGACAAATAATTTTAAGagcaaattaaaaacaacaaaacaacaattaataaataaaaatgctttgttattataaatatgaaaTGAATATGAAAATTTGTTGCGCACATTCAATTTGGCTAAATGATGACTTCATTGTGTTTTGGACGATCGCGCAAACAGTGTGTTCTTGATGATATAAAGTAATTGTAGAATTtcagataaaaaacaacacaactaaGTTAACTGTTGCTGTTTTTGTACATGAGGAATTAAAAATTTCCTCAAATTTGTCTAAAGAGCCGTTTACATAAAGGACTTTATAAATGCTTCAGAGTTTTATCATAAGTTGGAATACACATCACGTAGTATTGTAAAGCGCGTCTGGATAAAGTGAAGTTGATGTTCGTCATGCTGGTGTCTCAAAAATACCCGAAATAACTTACACAgtgttaacaaaatataaaggAGCAGTAAACAGTCTGTGGTATTTTCGAATCGGAAGGTATTGAAGTGTGATGTTCAAACTTTTTTCGGTGCTACTTGAATTTCTTTTTGTGTTCACGATATCCTTATATAACATTCTTCAACACATTCATATCACTATTTGTCAAACTAACTAGGGTGTTTATTAGCCATTGGCATTATGACAAATAATCCAAAATCGAACCATGATAATAATTACGTATTTTGTCAAAATCATCGTCATTTTCAGGCAACATTTATGCTTTATTCCGCTTATTAACCTTACCTAAATAATATGGCTGTTATTGGTGACAATAAGTCCAGATGGGCGCATGTCCGTAATTGGATAATTATGGCCGTGTCCTTAAGATGCGTTTGCCAATACCTAAATGAATTGTCGCATTTTACAATCTTTAAGAAGTTCACATGTTCTATGGTGATCTTTTTCATATAACAGCACTTACCAACTTGACTTACATCCAGAAATGTTATTGTTATGATTGATATAATTAAGTAAGTATAAAAGGATATACTAAATGGTGTATTGCGAACTCAATCGCAGGGAAGACATATCTGCACAGACATACGCTCATCAAATTGAAGTAACTTATTCTGAGTTTATGtgagatttattttaaaaataattattaaaaatataattataggcTTTTCCAAGAAACGTCTTAGCTTTTCCAAGACACGTCTTATTAGAGGTACCACCAAATAATAACTAATACGTTTCGATTTGATGCCGTTTAACACGAAGTTGCTAGAATTGTTCCTGGTGTGACTATGGTAAATGCGTTCTCCAAAATCTTATAAATGAACCTTGTTCTAACGGACACACATCGgtagaacaaaaaagtaaaaatgtttttctttGTAATGTATGTCTCGATCTCTGTCAACTCAAATTTTCAAGCAGGCAAACATACGTATTATCTTTGTCAAgtagataaatgtaaaaattttaAAATCGAAGGTTAAAGCTATGCGTCTCTTGAATCATTGAAGAATTAAATGCACAAACCTAGCAagcatataaatacattatttttattcaggAGACAAAATACAACACGTTTACATATCTCCTTTCAAACAACCCTTCAGAAAGGTTATGAATCAATAAACGTGCCGTCGAGTCTGGTTATTTTTCAGTCTCCTTAATACATAAATCTTTGAATTATTTACTTCCCTGAATTAAATTGTCTAAAGACGACAtcacatttcttttttttaaggttACTGTCTCCTAATACAACTTTATAACATACATGCGCCGCATATGCTATATTACAAGTAATTACAGTGTTCATGTATTGGTTTCGTGACTGCATTTATTTCAGATATTAAAGGGCAAACACAAATCTGACAATAGATCTACGCAGTGTAAtgtcaacccatttatgcctagcgtctacaaaaaaatgccttggcaaacagcgtagacccagatgagacgccgcatgatgcggcgtctcatcaaggtctgcgctgtttgcttaaaggaattcctgtaagaactgttctaaatatagaaatacaaatacaagacatccctaactttggaaataaattaatcgaatttcgaaggatgggagagtccactaggcataaatggggtaaAATGCGAAACGGGCGCTGATAAACAAGCTTTGTTTAACAACAGTCGAAACCATTGACATTTGATCCTTTGACAATTGATGTCTACCCAAGCAAAATGTTAAATCGTTTATATCGAAATATGGAATTGATTTGCTTACATAGAGACGCGTATAATCCGCAAGTGTCACAACACCTTTTATATTTGAACGAGGCCTAAGTACGCATATGTCAGCAATTGTCAAAGAAGAAATAAAAGGCCATTAAAGTGTAATGCCACACTAACGGGCCTTTTGAACAACCAAAGAACTATGGATACctttaatttcaaacaaaatcAATGACACTTAAAGAAAAATCTCAAAACAGCTCCACGTCAACCATTTTAGTAGATCAAAGTTTGGAAAAATTGTCACAGAGACTAAATAAGAATTAGGTACGCTCAGATTAATAGGCCGTCAGTATACAGTGTAATTGTAAAAACTTCGTCATGACGGGCATTACGATCTCAAAATAACTATGAACACATCGTATTtccacatgtataaaatgtgttcaTGGCTATTTATAAAGCTTTATCTTATCGAAATATGTTTCTAAAAATGTACAAGCATGTTTAACGTTTTAAGTACAATTTTTAAAGCAAATGATTGAGATTCATCAACCAAAATCACATGTGGTGAACTTAACCAGTGACCTAAACAAACATTGGTGTttaatagggccctgaatttacTGATTACTATTGTCTCGCATATCTATATGTAAAAATCATGAAATCACATAACACAttgatatataatatgtattaccTTAAACATAAGTGCAGCTCGCAACACAATAAATAGTAATTTTCTTTGTCGAATGCTGTATAAAATACTTGGTTTCAGTAATTTGTTGTTGTTCTAGTATCGCGGAATCGATCACATGTATATTGTTTCAACAAAGAGTCCGTGTTGATTTACTTGATATGAATGTATACAGTCTCAGAATATATCTGGATAGTATACATAgaatacatacatttgtttgtTATATTGGTATGTCATATACAGATATAAGTTGCACTCTATGAATTATTGTCCTATTCAGTTTGTATTAGTATTACAGTTCAAATTTTGTTCGCGATCGGCAAACACGCATTTAGCCATTAACAACATATATCACAACGGCATGGAAAGAACGCGTATCTTTAATAGGTCATAAAAACAAAAGTTGATAAGGACAAGTCAAGTACACATTTACAGATATGCATTGCTTAAAAGTGCAAGGAACagataacagaacagaacagaatgttgttgttttttttttacttaagcatgtgaagctcattgtcattaacatacatataaataacagcatgcgttgaagtacacacacaaacacacgatAACCCAGAAAGGGTATTATTCATGGATGACATAGCTTCCTAAAGGTGTTTACATATTCCTAAAATTATCGTAATATTATTGATGCCATTACGGATGTGAATAAGTTCACAATAGGCCAATAGGCaaagatatatatttttgatgtgtttaatcttaaatgtttattattatcacaGCAACGTAAGAGGAGTTACTCCGAATATGTTACATTCATTCTACGACAGCGGAATAATTGTTGTTTACGATCAGTACCATTTAACCTACATCTGATCGGATGATAGTCTTATTAGGCTCATTATTGACATATatcagttttgtttttaattttcaataagAACGTTTCGCAAACATTAAATACTTGTTTAGTATAGGCATAGACTAATGGCGGGACACTATGTTGTATATTGGAATTTCTAAGTTTACATTTTATGCTATgacatagtttattttattaacacatttgtggaatactaGGTGATCAATGATACCTTTAATTATACGTAGATAAGTGTCTATTTTACATAATTGTTTAACCCAAAACGGATTTTGGGATCTGGTACTTGTATACAACGGTAATGATCTATGTATATACCACATGTGTTAGTATTTGCTTGTTTGGGAGGACAATATCATTTATAATTCGCTAGAGTCAGAACATAGTGAAGGGTGAAATTTATTAAAACGATTCATGAGAACAACATTTAATCAATGTTTGTTATAAATGCAATCTTACAAAACAACTTCATTACATGCGTATTATTACACGTTAATCAGAGGTACAGTTTCCATATCTCATTCGCTATAACAAAACACAacgtgttgtgtttgttttttaaattttctcaACCTTTTGTATATACGTGTTGTCTTGGCTACATTCTTGTAtaagttttgaaaaatgattGATATAGCTTCAAGAATCGCTCGTATACTACTTTAATTTGAATGCATTAATGCAAATATTGTTCTGTCAAATATCCAGCAACAAAACTTACTCGTCTAAGACCGACCAAGGGTCATTCTTTGTTTGGCGACCTTTGCTGTGCTCCTTTATTTAAATTGAACTATACATACAAAAATCGCTgacatattttgcatttattgtttacattgtgTAGACAAGCAAAACAAATattgtatgtatacatttattaattgaaagtttgcatatttatgtttatcTTTATTTATCTTAGTTATTTAATAGGGTAAAATATATAGGGTATATTGTTGAACAgcacaaaacaaacatattatgATTCTACTTGTAGAATATGAAAGCAAACTATTGATGATGTCGTCGACAACCACTAATACTGTAGCAGGGCATTCAGGTTTGTATTTTCCTAATcaggtaaaatattaaacgaACATAGAAACGTGATtgaattaatattaaattaataatgttaaCGAGTACAATTAGTTGATATTTTTAGTACCGGAATATTTGAGACGTCAACACATCTAAAGtgaaaaaataatcaatttacctTACGCAtgtatgtgtttccttatttttaGAATGTTTTAAAGAAACGGAACTGGAAAACTGCGTTGTATGCGCCATCAAATTGGATTCACAACTTAACGccaaaattcataataaaaatgcGCCACTAGAAAGAAGGAGATCCGCATTAAACGTGTTTCTTACCATcgcccaattaaaaaaaaatagtaattGTAGTGAGATGAGAGTATATTGTCGTCACAGGACTATTTACCTTATTTCGAACGGAATGTTGGAGTGGCAGGACCACTGGTTCAAGGATGTCAAACGACTTCCAGCAACATTCATGGGATACATAGGCACATCAGGCGAATTGAAGATCTGCGGAAAATCTCGCGACAACTCTCAAGACATACAATTTGCGTTCGCTAGATTGGATTCTTTCATTAAAcctgaaaatgtattttatatcaattataatgATTTAAAGAAATCCATTTCAGTGTCTGATTGCAAAGGTAAAGCGTTTCTAGAATATTCAGACATCATTTCAGTGTGTGATTGCAAAGGCAAAGCGTTTCTAGAATATTCAGACATCATGTCAGTGTGTGATTGCAAAGGCAAAGCGTTTCTAGAATATCCAGACAAAATGCAATTTGATTGTTTTAAGACGCATGCTGGATCTACACTGAACGTCTGTCCAACAGACCCACCTGTACATAATGTGCCTGCTCAAGAATCCGAGGATTCCGAACAAGAATCACATTCAGTTCAGGCTGAAGACGATGCCGATGCTTTTAGTTCGATAGCTCCATCATCTAGCATAAGAGATTTTCCAAATGTGCACAGTAATTATTCTTCTTCCAATCACAGTCATTTAACGTTTCGTTCGCAAAGCCATAATAATTTGAGAGTTGGCAATCATAATAGTGATGGAAATCAACGATTTGACAGTCGAGAGTTCAACAGACAGCCAGTAGGAAATGCCGCTGTTGTTTCAAATGACTCACTCATACTAAATTGTCAGAATCAACACTACGATGTACCGCATCATAACGATTATTCTCGACATGAAAACAGAATACTACAGAACCCAGAGGCCATTTATCCGGTATGAATGCacgcaaaatgataaaaaatagtaTATTTGTTAAGACAAGAGTAATCAAAGATATATAATATtagatataatttattttactttataaattaaGCATCATGTCAATGCAATACAGTAAATAAATagtttgtttgtctttttttcatgcataattgATATTGcagttagctaaagaaacttcagcgtacagtttatatagtattgacatacctgtacgctgaagcgaaccccgtattgaaagtcaaccagaggggtaacatatttatgtcacgctaaaaatcaaagaaagctcattttcttgaatacatttctacatatattcgtgaatgaatataaattactgcatcggggaatagttttaggttcaaatgtttcgaatgcatcttacaataaatgaaaataactctcatcagtctgaaattcacattgtcgctttgtcacgtgacgagtttttaTTTGGATACTtacggatcgaccttgacattatttgttgaaattgtaaacattacttttgttttctgaaatctattatttgtgattagcAACTTACgtttggtggattataagactgatttcagtgtgaatcaggtagctttaaataatatttactttgagttggtatttacactacaatttgtttacataacaagccagaataatttaaaataccgggaaatgtcattctaaatttgaaaacacttgagcacatggtatgttactaaaaatagtaaTAACGTCATaagaccgtgaaatctcgggagatttttatttcaagaatgtctgtcgcatcgctgtttttatcgatatgttagagcagaaaagataaatttcaaatgttaaagatagtattttgtgaaagaatatatacGTTAAATGTGAAAGaggtcaatctttccaatcaagtggctGATTTGgtcaataactgcatttaaaagctgttttggaccggtctttgttaactgtcaacttttcgggaatttctggttgatttacctaatggggttggtccataactttaagtTGCGCCAGTCAAAactcataaaaagcgacatttaaagttatggtaacCAGAACTATATTGCAGTAAGTTTTATTGGCaagtaaatgcatttaatttataaCAGACAGCAAAGTATCCCAACTTAAGACATGAAGAAGACAGACGACAATCGTTCTCTACTTGGCCAAGGGCGTTGCCGTCAGCTCACGACTTTGTCTCGCGTGGATTTTTCTATACAGGTAAGGCAGGTCTCAATATGACAGccacttttaaaataatttttgtacagttgaatgagtttatattttaaattttaaatttacataaatgctGTTTGTTATTCAATTTAAGTTTGAATTGTTTCATTAGTGTAATGCGAAAACCGTTTTAAATTGTAGCATCAACAACACATTTTACATTTGATTGTATTATACGTGGATTGCGacaaaccattttaaaataaAGCATCAACAACACGAATTTACATTTGATGTCTACAAAATTTATACATTTCTCAACCGCAGGAAACGGTGACCTAGTAAGATGTTTCTGCTGTGGGATTGGACTGAAGGACTTCTCGGACACTGATAATCCCCTCATGGAACATGTCAAACACTCGAGAAACTGTCCTTTCCTCTTGGAATATTTTGGTAGCCGAGAAGAAATACAACGCTACGCGGTATACATAGTTTTGATTTTTAGACATTAGTTTTGCGTCTTAAATGTATTCGGGTGACTTGATTTACATGCGAAGTGATTAGAAAGTTTATTTCCAGCTTATGTATCTAGAGTTCCATTCTGTGTGTTTTTAATATGACTTGTGCATAATTAAGTCAGCTATATTATGCCCTtgtatattacaattaaattggTATTGAGGCTATAACAACCTGTTAATCGAGCAGCGTTCTATTCAAAAGtgaatcttcaaatggttaggccaaaaacatttttgtttttcattaacttAACTTATGGTAGATAGGTAAGTTAAACGTCGTTAAGATTTTGTGATTCATGAGTTGTTTCCCAAAGTAATAAGGATTATACATTCGcttgaaaatatacatttaactgtattttgtttcgtattttatttaatttagtgaATATTACAGAATGTTGCAAACCATTCCGGAAACTTAATATGGAATccaaaaaataactttattttgtcGGCACAACACAATAGGATCGAATGCTTTAGTTGAAACAAACAACGTTATTAGGCCACAGTGACTGTTTAATGCGCAAAACTGTTTAAGCGTAAACTTTATATTCTGAATGTCGATACAAAATCATTTTCTCCAGTTAAAGACAATTGCGGGTATGTACAAACAAAACGTCAGCCTGTTAACTAAAAATTAGCTCATTAATTAAAATAGGACTAAGTTGCATGAGAGAAAATATGcatgtttaattaatgtgtaCCAAAATCTAAACCCACATTATTTATGAAAGTTAACTTGTATCCAAGGAGGTGAAAATGATCGATATTATCAGTACGTTAGACAAATATAGGTTTAAACTTGCTTCTCATTAGAATAACAAGCAGCAGAactccaatttaataataataacttttttatcatgttttactttatttcctTATTGCACGACATATTCCAAATGATTTATCACAACATTTGACGAGGAAAGTCGTTGTGCGTTTGGAGTATTTTATAATAACGGAAACTTATTTCAAAGATTGTCACTTTTTAGGAAAGGCCTACTGTAATCAAACCCATTCTATTTAATTTTAGCAAAGTATTTCAACCCAAGAACCCGAGGAGATCCGGCGTCAACAGAGGCAGCGATATAACAGTATACAAGGTATGTTCGAGAATAGTGAGTAACCTTTCATACTTTTAAAGCAATACTGTTGTGCGAATAATCGTTAATAAATGATAAACTTTGTTTACTTCGAGTAAGAATAGAGTAATAAAATCGTGCGTGCGAgtggtatattttattttgtgCTATAAACCGTATCCGCATTAAGAATAAcaacaatgataataataattaaaacattattattattattattatcattatttgtgTTATTTCCAGTATAATTGCTCATTTTatcatgttattttgttattgaacAGGTCTGAACGTCAATGGATATAGAGCAAGACACGAACGGCTCCGCTCTCTTCAAGCTCGTTTAGACACGTTCACCAACTGGCCATCACACTTGGCCCAAAGACCCTATCAACTTGCCGAAGCTGGACTGTATTACACCGGTGTGTACACTATCGAATAATAATTAAAGCCTCTGATATGTTTAAAAGATGAAACGGCGCAGAATAATTTTGTATTCGGCATCTTATCGTTTAAAACACGGCATATACATTTGCCAAGTAATAAAgctttgaaaatgttttcttcgTATTGATTATGTACCTTCGATAACTAGTGATGACTGGTAAATCGAGTGTTCAAACTGTGCGTATTCCTTAAATTGATACCAAGCGTccaaattgtaaataaatttagtGCAGGCGTTTTCAAACGCATACACTATTTAACATATACAACTTGTACTGAAATGCACGTCATCGAAGTTTACTAAGAATAAATTTCTGATGCATCAACTAGTATTTAATGGTTCTAAACAAAGGGATACACTCTGAAAATACTAACAAAATGGAACCCTAGCTGTACCAGCACAAGagaaacatatataacatatataatattGTGCCCAAGAACCATTTGTCAACAAGACTGAGCCACAAAACAAACGTACTATACAAAATTTGGTTTAGTAGTCTTACTGGTTTGAGTTTATAATACTAAGTCATATAACGTGTATAACATTTTTTGTTCAGGAGTTGACGACCACTGCCGCTGCTTCGCGTGTGACGGTGGTTTGAGGAAATGGGAACCTGGAGATGATCCCTGGATAGAACACTGCAGATGGTTTCCGGCTTGTCCTCATGCGATTGAAACCAAAGGGCGCGATTTTATTGACCTTATTCAACTTTCAGCGGATCAGGCTGCCGACGTAATTACGTTTTTTCATTATTCTAATCACATATGCCCGTCAAGATGTTACATCGACCCAGTGAGGTGATAACGAGCTGGGTTTGGAGGCGTTCAACACATCTCATTGATAAATACAACTGTCCAACTACAAGACTACATGaactaaaaacaaacacaactttagctttaattgtttaaaagtgCATTGCATATGTTCATTAATTCACAAGTTGAAAGATACATATTATAAGAGGCTTTCATTTTTATTCTTAGTGTTAATGTTTTGAAGAATAGGAATAGCCATATATTGCATACATGTAAGTATGTTTAATGAGCTGTGTCAATACTCtgtaaacacatttttctatcttTGTATCTTTGTATTTCAAAGGAAAACGCATCCGCTCCACAGGAAGAAATGACAAGCTCCCTGGCTCGAATGTCAATGGAGGAAACTCTTGTACAGAGAATAGCTGATCGATATGACAGTATGCTGAATAGAAGCATGGGCTTTTCTAAAGAAGAAATCAAAAACGCTGTTCTAGAACTCGTCCAGCAAGGTATGTCGATATAATGACATATATATACGAGAAATGAAATGGAAGATCTCATAGAAACAGTTATTGTTTTCCGTTTAAtctgctttttttattttaaagtaggcGATatccaaatataaatatttgtataaatatttctTGGACGTTGGCTTCCATATAgcatttataacatgacctacgctccaggagtgaaataacgaaatgctcaattttgttaataacacgggtgttattacacgtgttatataactgtgaaatgacgtcatgttttgacaaaatgacgtcattattccagcgaatttcttaaattaaactcttttacaatgtgaataaatggtgaaaagagcatattaaagtaaatttgttggtcatgttataaatagaatcttagattcgtggtcattttgtattgaatttattaaagtcgtcatctaaataaagttaaaaactcggcaagcctcgttttcatctttatttagatgacttgtttaataaattcaatacaaaacgaccacccatgcaagatcctatataccTAATCATAATCACTATAAAATTGCTTTCGAAGCTTTTGCATTGGTTCTCGATCTTGCATACGGTTTAAATTAAACAGGATTGATTGTCAAATTTCTTAATAATCTAAATAATCATGCTTTTGGAATTCAGGCAATAAAGCTCCCAACGTAGAAGACATCGTCACACAAATTGAAATAATTACGGAGAGAAACACACTCCTTCATGAAGTCCGTACGTCCAATAATGTCGAACAAACCGAAGGTAAAAGACCTGCTGCTGATTCTCGTGGTGATaacaaaaatagaaataaatttagACAAATTATAATGTGTTGATAAAAAAATAGGACCATATAAAACA
This is a stretch of genomic DNA from Dreissena polymorpha isolate Duluth1 chromosome 7, UMN_Dpol_1.0, whole genome shotgun sequence. It encodes these proteins:
- the LOC127838882 gene encoding uncharacterized protein LOC127838882 isoform X1, with translation MMSSTTTNTVAGHSECFKETELENCVVCAIKLDSQLNAKIHNKNAPLERRRSALNVFLTIAQLKKNSNCSEMRVYCRHRTIYLISNGMLEWQDHWFKDVKRLPATFMGYIGTSGELKICGKSRDNSQDIQFAFARLDSFIKPENVFYINYNDLKKSISVSDCKGKAFLEYSDIISVCDCKGKAFLEYSDIMSVCDCKGKAFLEYPDKMQFDCFKTHAGSTLNVCPTDPPVHNVPAQESEDSEQESHSVQAEDDADAFSSIAPSSSIRDFPNVHSNYSSSNHSHLTFRSQSHNNLRVGNHNSDGNQRFDSREFNRQPVGNAAVVSNDSLILNCQNQHYDVPHHNDYSRHENRILQNPEAIYPTAKYPNLRHEEDRRQSFSTWPRALPSAHDFVSRGFFYTGNGDLVRCFCCGIGLKDFSDTDNPLMEHVKHSRNCPFLLEYFGSREEIQRYAQSISTQEPEEIRRQQRQRYNSIQGLNVNGYRARHERLRSLQARLDTFTNWPSHLAQRPYQLAEAGLYYTGVDDHCRCFACDGGLRKWEPGDDPWIEHCRWFPACPHAIETKGRDFIDLIQLSADQAADENASAPQEEMTSSLARMSMEETLVQRIADRYDSMLNRSMGFSKEEIKNAVLELVQQGNKAPNVEDIVTQIEIITERNTLLHEVRTSNNVEQTEDGLLVENTRLKGIMMCCLCRKNQVNILFLPCTHHKFCLECSRAIQTCPICKRTIKDKIRTYML
- the LOC127838882 gene encoding baculoviral IAP repeat-containing protein 3-like isoform X2, whose amino-acid sequence is MRIVNSKTAKYPNLRHEEDRRQSFSTWPRALPSAHDFVSRGFFYTGNGDLVRCFCCGIGLKDFSDTDNPLMEHVKHSRNCPFLLEYFGSREEIQRYAQSISTQEPEEIRRQQRQRYNSIQGLNVNGYRARHERLRSLQARLDTFTNWPSHLAQRPYQLAEAGLYYTGVDDHCRCFACDGGLRKWEPGDDPWIEHCRWFPACPHAIETKGRDFIDLIQLSADQAADENASAPQEEMTSSLARMSMEETLVQRIADRYDSMLNRSMGFSKEEIKNAVLELVQQGNKAPNVEDIVTQIEIITERNTLLHEVRTSNNVEQTEDGLLVENTRLKGIMMCCLCRKNQVNILFLPCTHHKFCLECSRAIQTCPICKRTIKDKIRTYML